Genomic segment of Aliarcobacter trophiarum LMG 25534:
TATAAACATACTTTTTAACTCTAAAGGTACAAAATATAAAACTATGAATTTAAAAGAGTTAAATCTTGATGAACAAGGAAAAAAAGAGTATTTAGCAAATGAACCTATGCTTTTTAAAAGACCTGTTATTGAGTTTGGTGATAAATTAATTGTTGCTTGGAATGAAGAAGAGTATAAGAAGATTTTTTTATAAATCTTCTTATGTTAGAGAAAATATAAACTTTTCAATAAAAAACTCTATCTATACTCCCAAACAACTCCCAAAGCAGTATCCATAATTGATATATTTATAGAAGACAACTCATCTCTTATGCTATCTGCTTTTGCAAAATCTCTCTCTTTTTTTGCCTCTGCTCTTTGTAAAATTAGCTCTTCTATTTGTTTTTTAAGCTCTGGACTAACTCCAAATTGAAAGTATAAATAAGCATCACTTCCACCAAATCCTAATATTTTTTCAATAAACTCAATATTTGCAACAATCTCTTGTCTTAGAAGCTTATCTTTTGGATTTTTATCCAAACTATCATTTGAACTATTTATAAATTCATCAATAAAAGCAAGTGCTAATGATGTATTCAAATCATCATTTAATGCTTCCAAAATCATAGTTTCAAACTTCTCATTTACTTTTGAAGCAGCTACTCCATAAACCCTTTTTTTAACTCTATAGAGTTTATCAAGTCTTTTTTTACTAGCTAGCAAATCCTCTTCATTGAAGTTTATATTTGCTCTATATGAAGTACTAAGAAGATAAAATCTAACAACTTCTCCACTATAAGATTTTAAAACATCTTTTAAGAAAAATGAGTTTCCTAAAGATTTACTCATTTTTTCGCCATTTATATTTACAAAGCCATTGTGCATCCAATATTTTGCAAGATTTTGTCCACTTGCACATCTTGTCTGACTAGCTTCATTTTCATGATGTGGAAAAAGTAAATCAGCCCCGCCACAATGAATATCTATTTGAAAAGGCTCATCTTTATAAGCTAAATGTTTTTCAATCATAGCACTACACTCTATATGCCAACCTGGTCTTCCAGCTCCAAAATTTGAAGGGAAAGAGACCTCACTTGCTTTTTCAAATTTCCAAAGAGCAAAATCAGAGCTATTTCTTTTTTGATTGTTTGTTTCAACTCTTGCTATACTATTCTCATCACTTGCTTGGTGTGATAAAGAGCCATAAGAGTTATCTTTTGAA
This window contains:
- a CDS encoding arsenate reductase family protein; protein product: MIKVYGIKTCGSVRNALKFFKDHNIEIDFIDFKTTKVDLKTVEKWSQKVDINILFNSKGTKYKTMNLKELNLDEQGKKEYLANEPMLFKRPVIEFGDKLIVAWNEEEYKKIFL
- the cysS gene encoding cysteine--tRNA ligase; translated protein: MYFYDTSKKTKVEFVSLKDNLVKIYVCGPTVYDNSHLGHARSAIAFDLLHRVLKANGYEVIFAKNFTDIDDKIIKKMKEEGKTLEEITNFYIKRYKNDMEILNILPNSFEPKATENLESMKEMIEKLLLKDIAYKTEDSIYFDVSKDNSYGSLSHQASDENSIARVETNNQKRNSSDFALWKFEKASEVSFPSNFGAGRPGWHIECSAMIEKHLAYKDEPFQIDIHCGGADLLFPHHENEASQTRCASGQNLAKYWMHNGFVNINGEKMSKSLGNSFFLKDVLKSYSGEVVRFYLLSTSYRANINFNEEDLLASKKRLDKLYRVKKRVYGVAASKVNEKFETMILEALNDDLNTSLALAFIDEFINSSNDSLDKNPKDKLLRQEIVANIEFIEKILGFGGSDAYLYFQFGVSPELKKQIEELILQRAEAKKERDFAKADSIRDELSSINISIMDTALGVVWEYR